The DNA sequence CGACAGGCCCGCAGAATTAGCCCCCCAGCTGCGCGAACAGGTAGGGTGGACGCCGTGACTCAGATAGCTTCGACCCCCGTTATCAAAGAACCAATGGTCCCTTCGCTCAAGCTCCAGCGAATCCTGGCCATGATTTTGCTCGTATCGCAGGGGGCGATCACTGTCACCGGTTCGATCGTCCGCGTGACTGGTTCTGGCTTGGGCTGTAATACGTGGCCCAACTGCCACGAGGGTTCTCTCGTCCCCGTCCAAGGTGCTGCACCGGCGCTGCACCAGGCGATCGAGTTCGGTAACCGCCTGCTTACTTTCGTCCTCGCGGCGATCGCCATCGCGGTGTTCGTGGCGGTGCTCCGGGCGAAGCGGCGCCGCGAGATCATCGTCTACTCCGTGATCTCCGGGTTGGGCATCGTCCTCCAAGCTGTCATCGGCGGAATTTCCGTCCACCTGGAGCTCAAGTGGTGGGCGGTGGCCATTCACTTCCTGCCGTCGATGGTGTTGGTGTGGATTGCCGCCCTGTTGTACATGCGACTAGCCGAGCCCGATGACGCCGCGCCCGTCCGCTTGTTCTCCCCGATCATCCGGGTCTTCACCGTTGTCTCCGCGGTGTGCCTCAGCCTTGTCCTCGTCACCGGCACGATGGTGACGGGCGCGGGCGTCCACTCCGGTGATGCCGGGGCGGGCATGGAAGGCCGCCTCGACGTCGACATTGAGCTCATGGCCTACATCCACGCTGCGTCGATGTACGTCTATCTCGCGGCGACGTTGATCATCGTGTGGCTGCTGTATTCCGGCAAAGCATCGGTGGCCGCCAAGCGCACCGCGTGGGTACTTGTCGCGATGATCATGGTCCAATGGGCCATCGGCATCATTCAATTCAACCTGGGCATCCCGCGCTGGACCATCCCGGCTCACATCGCGATGTCCTCCGTTGTGGTCGCTTTCTCCGCGTTCCTCTACGCCCACGGCCGACGCCGAATCGGCTCTGAGCCGGAAAACGCACCCGTTTCTCTCTAGAGGTCGCTAGCCTGGATGCCATGAAGGCAATCCAGATAACCCAGACCGGCGGACCAGAGGTCCTACACCTGCGCGACATCGATGCACCCGTCCCCTCCGAGGACGAGGTGCTTGTCGACGTCCAGGTGGCAGGCGTCAACTACATCGACACGTACTACCGGGAAGGCGTCTACCACGCCGCACTCCCCTTCGTCCCCGGCTTGGAGGGCACCGGCCGGGTGGCCTACGACCCCCGCGGCGAGATCGCCGAAGGCACCGTCGTGGCGTGGTGTGACGCCTTTGGGTCCTACGCCGAGCAGGTGTGCGTGCCACGTGATCGCCTCGTCGCGGTGCCCGAAGGCGTGAGCCCCGACGTCGCCGCCTCCATGCTCCTCCAGGGCATTACCGCCCAGTACCTCACCAACGGCGTCTACGACCTCAAGGAGGGCGACTCCTGCCTCATCACCGCGGGTGCCGGCGGCGTCGGCCTGCTAGTCACCCAAATGGCGGCCGCCAAGGGAGCGCGCGTGTTCTCCGTCGTCTCCTCTGATGAGAAAGAGAAGCTGGCGCTGGAAGCAGGAGCGACCGAGGTCTTCCGCTACTCCGACAACCTCGCCGAGGTGGTTCGCCGCCGCAATGATGGAGTTGGCGTGGATGTGGTCTACGACGGCGTCGGCAAGGACACCTTCCTCGAGTCGCTCGAAGCTGTCCGCCCCCGCGGAACCGTGTGCCTGTTCGGCGCCGCCTCAGGTCTGGTAGAACCCTTCGATCCGCAGCTGCTAAACACCCACGGCTCCATCTTCCTCACTCGCCCCTCCATCGGTGCGTGGACTGCCGGTGAGGGAGAGTTCCGGATGCGGGCCCAGGCGGTCACCCAGGCCGTGGTGGACGGCACCCTGAAGTTCCGCGTGTCCAGCTCCTACCCGCTGGCCGAGGCAGCCCAAGCCCACCGGGATCTCCACGCCCGCAAGACCACCGGATCAATCGTGCTCCAGGTGCAGGACTAACGCGCAGGGATTAGAAGAAGGTGGTGGTCCAGCCGAGCATCTCGCCGATGGTTTGCCACCCCAGGACGGCGTCGATGGAGAGGGCGACAAAGACGAGCGCGAGGTAGTTGTTCGAGAGGATGAACAACTTGAGCGGCTTAACGTTGGCGCCCTTGACCACGCCGTTGTGCAGGACGTGCGCCATGACGAGGAAGTAGGCGCCGCCGGCGAGGGCACCAATGAGGTAGATCCAGGAAGCCGCCGGAACCAGCAGCAACGTGGTAATCACGGTGGCCCACGTGTACCACACGATTTGGCGGGTGACCTCGACGGGCTCGCGCACGACCGGGAGCATGGGCACCCCGGCCTTTTGGTAATCATCCTTGTACTTCATGGCCAGCGCCCACGTATGCGGCGGAGTCCAGAAGAAAATGATCATGAAGAGGACAATCGCCTGCCACCACTGATGGGGGACGCCGTCCGGCAGGTTATCGGTGATCACGGCCCAGCCAACGAGGACGGGCATGCACCCTGCCGCCCCACCCCAGATGACGTTTTGCCAGGTCCGGCGCTTGAGCCACTTGGTGTAAACGAAGACGTAGAACCAGTTGGTGAGCACGATAAACAGCGCAGCCAACCAGGAGTTACACAGCAGACCAAGCCACAACACCGAGGTTATGAGCAGCGCCCAGGCGAAGATCGACGCCTCACGGTTGGAAACTTTCTTCCGCACCAAGGGACGAGCACGCGTGCGCCCCATCTTCTGATCGATGTCTGAATCTTCGACCATATTGAAGGTATTGGCGGCCGCCGCACCCATCCAGCCACCGACGACGGTGAGGAGGATGAGCAGGATATTATTCTCGCCGCGCTCGGCCTGCAGCATCGCCGGAATCGTAGCAACGAGGAGTAGTTCAATGACCCTCGGCTTCGTCAGCGCAATGTAGGCCTTGATTGTCTCCAAGTGAGATTCCTCCAACAACATGGTTTTCGACGACTTTTCGACGACTCTTCTCTGGCACGGACTCGTCCTCCAGACTTGTCGTACCTGAGACTCGAAAAGTTCCCGCCGACGCTACCTTAGGCAGGCTCGGCGAGAGGTTCGGGGCGCGTGCGCCCCTGTCATACTAACGGTTGATCGATCGCGGGCGAGAATCAGGGCGCTCATAGCTTCGAGCCACCTGGCATTGCGGACATCTGATCACATGGAAGTGTCGATGAGCACTAAAGTAGACGGTGAACTACACCTCCGACGGTGCTGCCGGGTGGCTAAACCGCTCCCGACCACGGCCGGGACCGTTTCTCCGACAGTCACGTTGGCGGTGTCTTCTGACCCAATATCTACTGAAGTGAGGACTCCCCCGTGACCCTGTCACCCGAACTGCAGGCTCTGACCGAGCGCCGTTACCCCGCCGATTGGGCCGAGATCGACACCCGAGCGGTCGACACCGTCCGCGTCCTGGCGGCTGATGCAGTCCAGAACGTGGGATCCGGTCACCCGGGCACCGCGATGTCTCTCGCTCCCCTGGCGTACACGCTCTACCAGCGCGTGATCAACCACGACCCCAATGACACCGAGTGGGTCGGCCGCGATCGCTTCGTCCTGTCGTGTGGGCACACCTCCCTCACCCAGTACATCCAGCTGTACCTGGGCGGCTTCGGGCTCGAGCTCGATGACATCAAGGCCCTTCGCTCCTGGGGTTCGCTGACCCCGGGCCACCCCGAGGTCCACCACACCCGCGGCGTCGAGATCACCACCGGCCCGCTGGGCCAGGGCCTGGCATCGGCCGTCGGCATGGCAATGGCCTCGCGCCGCGAGCGCGGCCTCTTCGACCCGGAAACCCCGGCCGGTGAGTCCCCCTTCGACCACTTCGTCTACGTCATCGCCTCCGACGGTGACCTGCAGGAGGGCGTGACCTCTGAGGCCTGCTCGCTCGCCGGCACCCAGGAACTGGGCAACCTCATCGTCTTCTGGGATGACAACCGCATTTCCATCGAGGACGACACCCAGATTGCGTTCACCGAAGACGTGGTGGCTCGCTACCAGGCTTACGGTTGGCAGACCATCGAGATCGAGGGTGGCGAGAACGTGGCCGCCATCGAATCCGCCGTCGTCGCCGCCAAGGCAGACACCTCGCGCCCGACTTTCATCCGTCTGCGCACCATCATCGGCTACCCGGCTCCGAACCTGCAGAACACCGGCGCCTCCCACGGTGCCGCGCTGGGTGACGCCGAAGTGGCCGCAACAAAGGAGATCCTGGGCTTCGATCCGGCTAAGAACTTCGACGTGTCCGACGAGGTGATTTCTCACACCCGCCAGCTGGCGAAGCGTGGAGCCGAGAAGCATGCTGCGTGGCAGAAGAAGTTCGACGCCTGGGCAGCGGCCCACCCGGAGAACAAGGAACTGTTTGACCGCCTCACCGCCCGCGAACTGCCGGCCGGCTTCCACGAGTCCCTGCCCACCTGGGATGCGGACGCCAAGGGTGTGGCCACCCGCAAGGCCTCCGAGGCCGCACTGCAGGCCCTCGGCGCCGTCATGCCGGAACTCTGGGGTGGTTCTGCTGACCTCGCCGGCTCGAACAACACCGTGATCAAGGGCTCCCCCTCGTTCGGCCCGAAGAAGATTTCCACCGACACCTGGTCTGCGGAGCCCTATGGCCGCAACCTGCACTTTGGTATCCGCGAGCACGCCATGGGAGCCATCCTCAACGGCATCTCCCTCCACGGCCCCACCCGCCCCTACGGCGGCACCTTCCTCATCTTCTCTGACTACATGCGCCCGGCGGTTCGCCTGGGTTCGTTGATGAAGTGTGACGCTTACTATGTGTGGACCCACGACTCTATTGGTTTGGGCGAAGACGGCCCCACCCACCAGCCGGTGGAGACGCTGGCCGCCCTTCGTGCGATCCCGGGCCTGTCCGTCATCCGCCCGGCCGACGCCAACGAGACCGCTCAGGCATGGGCGGCCGCGCTGGAGTACCGCGAGTCCCCGAAGGGCCTGGCGTTGACCCGTCAGAACGTGCCCGTGTTGGAAGGCACGAAGGAGAAGGCCGCTGAGGGTGTGCGCCGTGGCGCATACGTTCTCGTCGAGGGCTCCAAGGAGACCCCGGACGTCATTCTGCTGGGTACCGGCTCTGAGGTGCAGCTGGCTGTTGAGGCGGCTGCCGCCTTGGAGTCGGAGGGCATTGCCGCTCGCGTCGTGTCCGTGCCGTGTATGGAGTGGTTCGCCGAGCAGGACGCCGAGTACATCGAGTCTGTCCTCCCGGCTGCCGTCCCGGCCCGAGTCTCTGTTGAAGCTGGCATTGCCCAGCCGTGGTACCGCTGGACCGGAACGCATGGCCGCAACGTCTCGCTCGAGCACTTCGGTGCTTCCGCCGCCTACGAAACGCTCTTCGAGGAGTTCGGCATCACCGCCGCAGCCGTCGCCGCTGCCGCCAAGGAATCCCTCGCCGCTTCCAAGTAACTCGTCCCCTGCACCTTCAGTAAAGGATTGACACATGACTTATATTGACGAGCTAGCCTCGCTGGGTACGTCCACCTGGCTGGATGACCTCTCTCGCGATCGCATCACCTCCGGGAACCTCGAGGAGGTCATTGAGACCAAGTCGGTTGTGGGAGTGACCACGAACCCCGCCATTTTCGCCGCCGCCATGAGCAAGGGCAACGCCTACGACGCGCAGATCGCGGAGCTCAAGGCCGCCGGGGCCGCTGTCGACGAGGCTGTCTACGCCATGTCGATTGATGATGTCCGGGATGCCTGCGACGTTTTCCTCCCCATTTTTGAAAAGTCCGGGGGCCGCGACGGTCGCGTATCCATCGAGGTGGATCCGCGCATCTCTGATGACCGTGACGCCACCATCGCCCAGGCAACGGAGCTGTGGAAGAAGGTGGACCGCCCCAACGTGATGATCAAGATCCCGGCTACGGACGGCTCCCTTCCCGCTATCACCGACGCCCTGGCCGCTGGCATTTCCGTCAACGTGACCTTGATCTTCTCGGTGGCCCGATACCGCCAGGTCATCATCGCTTACCGCGAGGGCATTCAGCGCGCTGCCGAGAATGGCCACGCCGTGTCCGACATCTTCTCCGTTGCGTCCTTCTTCGTGTCCCGGCTGGATTCCGAGGTCGACTCTCGCCTCGAGGCCATCGGCACCGACGAGGCTCTGGCGTTGCGCGGCAAGGCTGGCGTTGCCAATGCTCAGCGTGCTTACGCGGTGTTCCAGGAACTCGGCCGTGAGGGCCTGCCGCTGGGTGCTAATGTGCAACGTCCACTGTGGGCCTCGACCGGGGTGAAGAACCCGGAGTACCCGGCAACCCTCTATGTGACTGAGCTGGCCGGACCCGACACCGTCAACACCATGCCGGAAGCAACTATCGACGCTGTTCTCGAACTCGGCGGCCTCCACGGCGACACCCTTGACGGTGCCGCCGACGAGGCGCTGACGGTGTTCGAGCAGTTGTCGGCCGTGGGCATCGACATGGAGGACGTGTTCGCAGTGCTGGAGCAGGAGGGCGTCGATAAGTTTGTGTCGGCGTGGCAGGAACTGCTCGACTCCATGGAAACCCAACTGCAGTAATTTCACGAAAGGACGATGCTTCATGGCCTCGACCGATACTGAGCAGTGGGTCAACCCGCTGCGCGATGTCCACGACAAGCGGCTCCCGCGGATCGCCGGGCCCTCCGGCATGGTGATCTTCGGCGTGACCGGTGACCTGGCACGCAAGAAGCTGCTTCCGGCAGTGTACGACCTTGCCAATCGTGGACTTTTGCCCGCCGGCTTCACGCTGGTGGGATTCGGTCGACGCCAGTGGAGCAAAGCCGACTTCGAGGCTTATGTCCGGGAGGCCGTCGAGGCCGGGGCGCGCACCAAGTTCCGCGAGCACGTGTGGGAACGCCTGGCGGAAGGCGCCCACTTCGTGGAGGGCAACTTCGACGATGCTGGTTTTGATCAGCTGGCCGCCACGTTGCGGGACATGGACCGCACGCGCGGCACCTCCGGAAACTGGGCGTTTTACCTATCCGTACCGCCGGACTACTTCTCTACGGTGTGCCACCAGCTCGAGCGTTCCGGGCTCGCGGAGGCAACGGCCGAATCCTGGCGCCGGGTGATCATTGAGAAGCCCTTCGGCCACGATGAGGCGAGTGCCCGCGAGCTGAACCAGGTGGTGAACGCGGTTTTCCCGGAGGAATCCGTCTTCCGCATCGACCACTACCTGGGCAAGGAAACCGTCCAGAACATTTTGGCGCTGCGCTTTGCCAACCAGCTCTTCGATCCGCTGTGGAACTCCCACTACGTTGACCACGTCCAGATCACCATGGCCGAAGACATCGGACTGGGTGGTCGCGCCGGATATTACGACGGAATCGGCGCCGCCCGCGACGTCATCCAGAACCACTTGATCCAGCTTCTCGCGCTCGTCGCGATGGAGGAGCCCGTCACCTTCGACCCGACGGAGCTCCAGGCGGAAAAGGTCAAGGTCCTGCGGGCCACCTCGCCGGTGTATCCGCTGAGCAAAACCACCGCCCGCGGTCAGTATGCCTCCGGCTGGCAGGGATCCGAGCAGGTCATCGGCCTGCGCGAGGAGGAAGGCTTCGACGTCAATTCGACGACCGAGACCTATGCCGCCTGCACCCTCCAGATCAACTCTCGGCGTTGGGCGGGGGTTCCCTTCTTCCTGCGCACCGGCAAGCGGTTGGGACGTCGCGTCACGGAGATCGCCGTCGTGTTCAAGGAGGCCCCGCACCAGCCGTTCTCTGAGCGACAGACCGCCTCACTCGGGCGCAACGCCGTGGTCATTCGCATCCAGCCGGACGAGGGCGTGCTCATGCGCTTCGGTTCCAAGGTGCCGGGGTCCGCCATGGAAGTCCGTGACGTCAACATGGATTTCTCCTACGCGGAAGCCTTCACCGAGGAATCCCCCGAGGCTTACGAGCGCCTCATCCTCGATGCCCTGCTCGATGAGTCCAGCCTCTTCCCCACCAATGAGGAGGTCGAACTATCTTGGGCAATTCTGGATCCGATCCTCGAATACTGGGCGTCCCAAGGCCAGCCTGAGCAGTACCGGTCCGGCACGTGGGGTCCTGCCAGCGCCGACCGCATGCTTGAGCGCACTGGCCGCACCTGGCGTCGCCCCTAACCTCATCGCTGATACAAGCGCAGATAGAAGTCGGAAAGGCCCCCATGATCATCACCCTGCCGGATACCACGACCCGGAAGATCGCCGCCAGCCTCCTGGACGCGCGGGAGAACAACTCGCAGACGACTGGCCGAGTGCTGACCCTCATCGTCGTCGCCGCGATGGACGACGATGTCGATCACATCATCTCCGTCACCCGCGATGCGTCCCACGAGCATCCCGCGCGTGTCATCGTGTTGCTCACCGGTGTCACGGAGGGTGAGCCGCACCTCAACGCCGAGGTCCGCGTCGGGGGGCACGCGGGCGCGTCGGAGATGGTCATCATGCAGATCACCGGCGAACTCACCCAGCACCTGGAGTCGGTGGTCACTCCCCTGCTGCTCCCGGATACCCCGGTGGTGACGTGGTGGCCGACCGCCGCCCCGGAGGATCCGTCGGAGCATCCCTTGGGTCAGCTCGCTCAGCGCCGCATCACCAACTCGGCGCATTGCGCGACGGTGGGCATCCTCGAGCGTCTTCGCGCGACCTATGCGCCGGGCGATTCGGACATGGTGTGGTCGGCGATCACCAGTTGGCGCGGCATCGTCGCTTCCTCCCTCGACCGCTATCCCCATGAAGACGTTGAGGCGGTCACCCTAACCGGCCCGCCTGACACCCCGGCGGTCGACATCGCAGCTGGCTGGCTCGCCGATCGACTCGGAGTGCCCATCATTCGGGAGATCACCGAGCCGCTTATCGACGCCCGCCTGTTCCCCATCCAAACACTTCGCTTCGACCGGGCCTCCGGCCCGCTCACTGTCGACGTCCTCGACCATCGCACCGTCCGCGTCGCCATGCCTGACAGCCCAGAATCGCTGGTGTCCATGGTCGTCCGTTCGGATGCCGATTGCCTCGCCGAGGAACTGCGCCACCTCGATCCCGATCTCACCTACGCCAATGCCCTCCGGGGGCTCACCCGCGTGAACTACGTCATTTAAGGATTCACTTCATGGTCACCGTTCGCCGCGTCCACGACCTCGACGCCCTCATTTCCGCTGCCTCTGACGACTTCGTCTCCGTTGTCAATGAGGCCATCGCGTCGCGCGGGGTTGCCCGCGTTATCCTCACGGGTGGTGGGGCTGGCATCGGCCTGCTGCGCCGCGTGCGCACGCTGTCGGATGAGCTCGATTGGTCTCGCATTCACGTCTTCTTCGGCGACGAACGCAACGTGGAGCTGACCCACGAGGAATCCAACGAGCGGCAGGCCCGCGAGGCTCTCCTGGACCACGTGGGCATCCCTGCCGAGAACATCCACGGCTATGGGCTCGACGGCTCGGCCATGGAACCGGCAGTCGCTGCCTACACGGAGGTGCTCTCTACCTTCGCGCCGGAGGGCTTCGACCTTCACCTCCTCGGCATGGGCCACGAGGGCCACATCAACTCTCTCTTTCCACACTCCCGGGCCGTTTCGGAGGAGGAGAAACTAGTGGTGGCTGTCGATGACTCCCCCAAGGCTCCCGCCGAGCGAGTCACCCTCACGCTACCCGCCGTCGCCTCCGCTGACCGCGTCTGGCTGCTTGTCTCTGGCGCTGAGAAGGCCGAAGCCGCCAGCCATGTCATCGCGGGTTCGCCCACGGTGGACTGGCCTGCCGCGGGTGCGCACGGTCGCCTGGAGACCGTCCTGTACCTGACAGATGACGCCGCAGAGGTGTAGGCGGCCGCCGACGGGCACGTTGGACCTTTGGAAGTACCTTTTCCTACCCCCAAAAGTAGTGGTCTGTCAGGGCAGTTTTCTTACCTTAATGCGGCCTGAGTAAGTATGCAGTAGCCGTCATAACGGCAGCTCACGGACGGGCAGATTCGGGGTCCGCGGCAGTGTATTTTCAACAGAATTTCAATACAAACCATTTCATTGCCTCCACCGCACAGCTAGGGGTTTCATCCCTAGGACACCAGGGGTGTACACACACATTGAGCGGACTTAGGCTGGGCTTTACAACCTTTTAGATACCGTTTCTACAAGGTTTCCACCATTCCGTGGCACCCCGCCGCGGTCGAGAGGAGAACATATGACCGACTACGCAGTAGCAATTGTCCTGCCCGACAATGCTTCGACTTACCAGTTCTACTCAACGATGAAGAACTCCTACGACCAGCTCGGAGTCTCCGCATCTGCCATCGTCGAGCGCGATGACCAGGGCGCTGTCCGAGTCACCGAAGGCGATGACACCGTCACTGGCGAAGGCATCGTCGGCGGTTCCCTCCTCGGCCTGTTGGTCGGCGTTCTCGGCGGCCCACTCGGCATGCTCCTCGGAGCCTCAGTGGGTGCTGCTGGTGGCGCTGTCTTTGATGCCGCCCGCGTGGACACTGCGGACGATGCCATCACCGAGTTCGCTGGCCTCGTGCCCGCTGGCCGTAACGCCATCATCGCTGAGACTGTGGAAAGCAGCACTGTCGCCCTCGACGCAGTGGTGAAGGACGCCGGCGGTACCATCGTTCGCCGCCCGATCGCGGAGATCGTCGCTGAGATTGAGGCACAGCAGCAGGCTGTCGCTGACGCTGCCGATGCTGCTCGTGACGCCTTGCGTGAACAGCGCAAGCAAGAGCGCCACGAGAAGATTGAGGAGCGCATTGACGCCCTGAAGGCACGGTTCAGCCGCAATAAGTAGTCCCGGCTGACTGGACGAAAAAGTACCTGCTTCCCCATCTGGGAAGCAGGTACTTTTTTACTTGGTCGGACTATTAGCCAGCGTAGGCCTGCATGAGGTTGAGTGCGACGATGCAGGCAATCCACATGACGGCCATGAGGATGGTGTAACGATCGAGGTTCTTTTCCACGATCGTCGAACCGGACAGGTTCGACTGCACGCCTCCACCGAACAGGCTCGACAGGCCGCCACCCTTACCCTTGTGCAGCAAAACAAACACCGTCATGAGCGTGGCTGACAGCACGAGGATGATCTGAAGAGCGAGGAGCATGCGGATCCTTTAACAATTGAGGGGGTGAAACTTCCGATCAGTCTACACCAGGGTTTAGCCCGAATTCCTTAGCGCCGTCGCGAGCCCGTTCATGGTCAACTGGATTCCCCGTGACACGGCGTCACGTTCGTCGCCGGCGCGGTGCCTGCGCAGCAACTCCAATTGGATGATGTTCAGCGGCAAGAGGTAGGGGAAGCGGCGACGCACCGAGCGAGCCAATGACGGGTTATCCGCCAAGAGATCGTCGCTCCCGGTTACTTCGCTGAACATGCGGCGAGTGAGTTCGAATTCCTCGACGATGACGGCGTGGACGCGGGAGGCGATCTCGCGGTCGTCGACAAGCCGGGCGTAGAGCTCAGCCAATTCCATGCCTGCCTTACTCATCACCTGTGCCATGTTGGACATCACGGAGGTGAAAAATGGCCACGTCTCGTAGAGACGGCGCAGCTCGGCTCGGCGCTCCTCCGAGCCCTCACCCTCCCCGATCCATTCCGCCAGAGCGGTGCCCACGCCAAACCAACCGGGCAGCAGGACTCGAGACTGTGACCAGGCAAGCACCCAAGGGATGGCACGCAGGTCATCGACGGCCTTGGTTTGCTTGCGTGCCGTGGGGCGGGAACCGATGTTGAGAGCCCCGATCTCCGCCAATGGGGTGGACTGCACGAAGTAGGGAATGAAGCCAGGGTCCTCGTGGATGAGGGAGGCGTACTTGTCGCGGCTCAAGCGGGAAATCTCCGTCATGATCTCAATCGCCCGCTCGCGATCTTCGAGCTCATCCACGGGCAAGAGGCTCGCCTCCAAAGTCGCCGAGACCAAAGCTTCCAAATTGCGCCGCGCAGCTCGGGGGCTGCCGTACTTCGCGGAGATGATCTCACCCTGTTCAGTCACCCGAACCGAACCATCAACAGCGCCCTTTGGCTGCGCGAGGATGGCGTCATAGGAGGGTCCGCCACCGCGGCCGACGGTTCCGCCGCGGCCATGGAAAAGACGCAAGCGGATGCCGTACTCGCGGGAAATCTCCACCAGCTCCAATTCGGCGGCGTAGAGCGCCCAGTTAGCGGCGAAATAGCCGCCATCCTTGTTGGAGTCGGAGTAGCCGAGCATGATCTCCTGAATCCCGCCGCGTTGGGTGAGGTAGGAGCGGTAGAGAGGCAAGTCCCACAGCTGGCGCAGGATATCAGCACCAGCTTCGAGGTCATCGATGGTCTCGAACAATGGGATGATGTCAATGCTGCCCGTTGGGGTATCCCCATCGGCCCGGATGAGACCGGCTTCTTTCAGCAGCACCATCGGCTCGAGAATGTCACTGACCGACGTCGCCATGGAGATGATCTGGTGCGGAACCATCTTCTCGCCGAAGCGCTCGACGGAGTCGGACGCCTGGGCGATGAGATCCAGCTCCCGTTGCGTCGGTTCGCTAAATCCACGGTATCCGCGGGGAACCAATGGGCGCGGGGTCCGCAGCTCCGTGGTCAGCAGTTCGACCTTGGCGTCCTCTGACAGGGCCGCGTAGTCCTCAGTGACGTGCGCGGTGGCAAACACCTCGGTGAGGACATTCTCAAAGCTCTCCGAGTTCTGCCGCAAATCGATGGAATACAGGTGGAACCCGAAGCTGGCGATGGCCGAGCGGATGGAGGCCAGGCGGTCGTCGGCAATGATGTCGTCCTGCGAACTACGCAGCGACACATCGATGGTGGCAAGGTCGGCGTCGAACTCCTCCGCCGAGGTGTAGGGCGCGTATTGGCGGTGCCACACGCCTTCGACAGCATCCTCGCCCACCAGTGTCGCCGTGGTGGCCAAGATCCGACCCCGCACGCCATGGACGGCGCGCCGATACGGTTCATCAACTCGGCTGGGAACCTCGTTATTGCCTTCCTTAGCCAGTGCGACGAGCTCGACTGTCACACCGGTCATCCGGTCCGACAGGCTGAGCTCATGCTCCAACGCATGCAGCTGGGCGGCGTAGTACTTCAGTACAGTCTGCGCGGCGCGGCGGGAGGCGTAATCCAAGGTCTCGGCGGTGACATAGGGGTTACCGTCGTGGTCGCCGCCGATCCACGAACCGGGACGAAGAATGGGTCGGGCAGGGGTGACGTCGCCGAAGTCTGCCTTGAGCCGCTGGTTGACGGCTCGGTTAAGAGCCGGGATCTCTTTGAGCAAAGAGAGCTTGTAGTAGCGCAGGCCAACTTCGATTTCGTCTTCAATCCGGGGGCGAGCCACCCGGATAAGTGCCGTTTGCCAGAGAATGGTCATGCGTCGACGAATGTCGTTATCGATGGACGCCAAGCGCGCCTCAGTTCGAGCATTGAGCTCGGCTTCGAGGACAGCGTTGCGTTGAATCAACAACTCGGTGATGTGCTTCTGGGCGTCGAACACGGTGCGACGGCGGGTTTCCGTCGGGTGAGCTGTGAGGACGGGTGCGACGAGAGCCCCGTCGAGGATGCGGGCGATGTCGGCGGACTCGAGCTCGGCCGAGGCGAGCTTGTCCCAGGTCGCGTCCAACGTGGAGTCGAGAGCGGGGCCTCCCGCATCGAGTTGGCGTTCCCGGTTGACATCATCGTGGATGTCCTCCGCGAGATTCGCCATGAGCGCGAAGTGGGAAAACGCACGGATGACGCGCGTCGCTTGCGTGGGTTCGATATTGCGGAACAGCTCCACCAAGACCTCGAGGTCGGCATTTCCCTTTGCCACCTCGAAGGCCTGTTGGCGGGCTAGTTCGACCAGGTTGAAAACCTCGTCGCCTTCCTGCTCCGCAATCACCTGGCCGAGAATACGGCCCAGGTATCTAATATCTTCCTGTAGGTGATTGCGTGC is a window from the Corynebacterium testudinoris genome containing:
- the ppc gene encoding phosphoenolpyruvate carboxylase, with product MTARNHLQEDIRYLGRILGQVIAEQEGDEVFNLVELARQQAFEVAKGNADLEVLVELFRNIEPTQATRVIRAFSHFALMANLAEDIHDDVNRERQLDAGGPALDSTLDATWDKLASAELESADIARILDGALVAPVLTAHPTETRRRTVFDAQKHITELLIQRNAVLEAELNARTEARLASIDNDIRRRMTILWQTALIRVARPRIEDEIEVGLRYYKLSLLKEIPALNRAVNQRLKADFGDVTPARPILRPGSWIGGDHDGNPYVTAETLDYASRRAAQTVLKYYAAQLHALEHELSLSDRMTGVTVELVALAKEGNNEVPSRVDEPYRRAVHGVRGRILATTATLVGEDAVEGVWHRQYAPYTSAEEFDADLATIDVSLRSSQDDIIADDRLASIRSAIASFGFHLYSIDLRQNSESFENVLTEVFATAHVTEDYAALSEDAKVELLTTELRTPRPLVPRGYRGFSEPTQRELDLIAQASDSVERFGEKMVPHQIISMATSVSDILEPMVLLKEAGLIRADGDTPTGSIDIIPLFETIDDLEAGADILRQLWDLPLYRSYLTQRGGIQEIMLGYSDSNKDGGYFAANWALYAAELELVEISREYGIRLRLFHGRGGTVGRGGGPSYDAILAQPKGAVDGSVRVTEQGEIISAKYGSPRAARRNLEALVSATLEASLLPVDELEDRERAIEIMTEISRLSRDKYASLIHEDPGFIPYFVQSTPLAEIGALNIGSRPTARKQTKAVDDLRAIPWVLAWSQSRVLLPGWFGVGTALAEWIGEGEGSEERRAELRRLYETWPFFTSVMSNMAQVMSKAGMELAELYARLVDDREIASRVHAVIVEEFELTRRMFSEVTGSDDLLADNPSLARSVRRRFPYLLPLNIIQLELLRRHRAGDERDAVSRGIQLTMNGLATALRNSG